The genomic DNA GTCAAGACTTTGAGAAAGCAGCCAAAATAAGAGATGAACAAGGTCTACTTAAAAAACAATTAGAAGATGTTAGAGAAAGATGGAACAAGTCATCTAAACATTCAGATTTAGTTGATGGAGAAGTTATTGCTGAAGTAGTGGGCTTATGGACAGGAATACCAGTTAATAAAATTCTTGAAGAAGAGGCTGATAGACTTTTGAGACTTGAGGAAATACTGCACAATAGAGTTATAGGTCAAGAACAAGCAGTAAAATCTATTTCAAAGGCAATCAGAAGGTCAAGAGCAGGTCTTAAAGACCCTAATAGACCAATTGGTTCATTTTTATTTTTAGGTCCAACAGGAGTAGGTAAAACAGAATTATCTAAGGCATTAGCAGAAGTGCAATTTGGAGATGAAAATCAAATAATTAGAATAGATATGTCTGAATATATGGAAAAACATGCTGTGTCAAGAATGATAGGTTCACCTCCAGGTTATGTAGGTCATGATGAAGGTGGTCAATTAACTGAAAAAGTAAGAAGAAATCCATATTCAGTTATCTTATTTGATGAGATAGAAAAAGCTCATCCAGATGTATTTAATATTCTGTTACAAATTCTAGATGATGGTAGACTAACTGATTCAAAAGGAAGAACTGTAGATTTTAAGAATACTATTGTAATAATGACATCAAATGTTGGAGCATCTACAATTGGTAGACAAAAAACTTTAGGATTTAGTATAGCTAAAGGAGACGAAGAAGAAAAATCTCAATATGAAAAAATGAAAGAAAATATAATGGGTGAATTAAAACAAAGATTCAGACCAGAGTTTTTAAACAGAATAGATGATATAATTGTTTTCCACTCACTAAATGAAAATCATATATCAAAAATAGTACTTTTAATGGCAGCGAAACTACAAGAGAGATTAAAAGAAATGGATATAAAATTAGAAATGAGTGATGAGGCTGTTAAATTAATTTCTAAATCTGGATTTGACTTAGAATATGGAGCAAGACCTCTTAAAAGAGCTTTACAAAAAGAGTTGGAAGATGAGCTATCTGAAGCAATCTTAAAAGGTAATGTGAAAAAGGGAAGTAATGTAGTAGCAAAAGTCAAAGATGAAAAAATAGTTTTTGAAACTAAATAATTTAATAGAGTTGCATTTTAAAATATTGCAAATATAAGTTTTATAATCTAAACAAAATTTTAAGGGCAATGAATCTATAATAATTCATTGTCCTTAATTATTTTATTTAATCTTTACATATTGTCTTTCAGATATGCTAAAATTATAGTATAGAATAAAAAATTAAGGATGATAAAAGTATGGCAAAAATAAAAACAAAATATGTATGTCAATCTTGCGGATATGAAACAGCTAAATGGCTTGGTAAATGTCCAGAATGTACAAAATGGAATACATTTGTAGAAGAAATAGACCAAAAAAGCACCAAAAAAGAGGTCTTTATAATAGATAAATCTTCATCTAAACCAGTCAGTATAAACTCAATAGAGAGTAAAGAAGAAGAGCGGTTTACAACAGATATAAATGAATTAGATAGAGTGCTTGGAGGAGGTATAGTTAAAGGCTCTTTAGTGCTTGTTGGTGGTGACCCTGGTATAGGTAAATCAACACTTTTAATCCAAGTATCTAGTAATGTTGCCAATTTAGGAAAAACTGTTTTATATATAACTGGAGAAGAATCAGAATCTCAAATAAAAATGAGAGCTAAAAGATTAGGTATTAACTCAGAAAATTTATATATATTTGCTGAAAATAATTTAAGTATAATTGAATCTTATTTAGAAAGTGTAAATCCAGAATTAATAATTCTAGACTCAATTCAAACTGTCTTCAGTCCAGAAATATCCTCGGCACCAGGAACTGTCAGCCAAATTAAAGAAGGTACTTCAAAATTCATGAAAATTTCTAAAAAAATGGGAATTTCAACGTTCATAGTTGGGCATGTTACAAAAGAAGGTTCACTAGCAGGACCAAAATTATTAGAGCATATGGTTGATACTGTTCTATATTTTGAAGGAGAAAGATATAATACTTATAGATTAGTAAGAGCTGTTAAAAATCGATTTGG from Clostridioides difficile ATCC 9689 = DSM 1296 includes the following:
- the radA gene encoding DNA repair protein RadA, encoding MAKIKTKYVCQSCGYETAKWLGKCPECTKWNTFVEEIDQKSTKKEVFIIDKSSSKPVSINSIESKEEERFTTDINELDRVLGGGIVKGSLVLVGGDPGIGKSTLLIQVSSNVANLGKTVLYITGEESESQIKMRAKRLGINSENLYIFAENNLSIIESYLESVNPELIILDSIQTVFSPEISSAPGTVSQIKEGTSKFMKISKKMGISTFIVGHVTKEGSLAGPKLLEHMVDTVLYFEGERYNTYRLVRAVKNRFGSTNELGVFEMRDLGLVELDNPSKILISEKPKDVAGSVIISTVEGTRPMLLELQALVSPTSFGIPKRTSTGVDYNRVGMLLAVLEKRVGLQIQNQDVYINIVGGIKINEPSIDLGIAISVASSFRNIPIDEDIAVTGEVGLTGEVRAVSFIEKRIAECKKLGFKKIVVPRSNYDVVKETKGIEIWPVDNLRQAINIVLGRNQ